In a genomic window of Erigeron canadensis isolate Cc75 chromosome 5, C_canadensis_v1, whole genome shotgun sequence:
- the LOC122600676 gene encoding ABC transporter I family member 10, whose amino-acid sequence MNISVPFGASKPLYRTRNNNNYHNNIGVGGDNCDYAIESNNISYSISNGKGRFIPILKDCSLKIPRGQFWMLLGPNGCGKSTLLKILAGLLSPTDGFVDVRKPRSYVFQNPDHQVVMPTVEADVAFGLGQLNLTNDETEMRVAKALTAVGMYEYLQRPVQTLSGGQKQRVAIAGALVEECKVLLLDELTTFLDESDQIGVIKAVKNTLSSSKDVTALWVTHRLEELEYADGAVYMEDGKVVMHGETSVIMDSIEARKTSYTNTINS is encoded by the exons ATGAACATAAGTGTTCCTTTTGGCGCCTCTAAACCTCTGTATCGAACCAG gaataataataattatcataataatATTGGTGTTGGTGGTGATAATTGTGATTATGCAATTGAAAGTAATAATATAAGCTACTCAATCAGCAATGGAAAGGGGAGATTTATTCCTATTTTAAAAGATTGTTCATTGAAAATTCCACGTGGGCAGTTTTGGATGTTGCTTGGACCTAATGGATGTGGCAAATCTACTCTTTTGAAG ATCTTGGCAGGTCTGCTAAGCCCGACAGATGGTTTTGTGGATGTGAGGAAACCTAGAAGTTACGTTTTCCAAAATCCAGATCACCAG GTAGTCATGCCGACTGTAGAAGCCGATGTGGCGTTTGGCCTTGGACAACTTAACCTGACTAATGACGAAACAGAAATGAGAGTGGCAAAAGCATTGACTGCTGTGGGCATGTATGAATATTTACAA AGACCGGTACAAACTCTTAGTGGGGGTCAGAAACAAAGGGTTGCAATTGCTGGTGCTCTGGTCGAAGAATGTAAAGTATTGTTATTAGATGAACTCACAACTTTCTTAGATGAAAGCGATCAG ATTGGGGTGATAAAAGCCGTGAAGAACACATTGAGTAGTTCTAAAGATGTGACTGCATTATGGGTAACGCACCGACTGGAAGAACTAGAGTATGCAGATGGTGCTGTGTATATGGAAGACGGAAAAGTCGTGATGCATGGTGAAACATCAGTCATAATGGATTCTATCGAAGCTAGGAAAACCTCTTATACCAACACTATCAACTCTTGA
- the LOC122599301 gene encoding uncharacterized protein C6G9.01c, giving the protein MPKKNSSKKSKSGLQNLDVARWEMPKKSSSKAPKPVSLKPSIVKEKQSSTPGTFGKEIEDIFSKKRKKPEQQKINKMAEGVAGKPSKLDKEPSKDSIDDSSSVKRKKKMKKSGGSNVDMFENEQPAKPRRKTADGLTIYREEELGFGKPDAGGTRLCPFDCDCCF; this is encoded by the coding sequence ATGCCTAAAAAGAATTCATCTAAGAAATCAAAATCTGGCCTACAGAATCTTGATGTAGCTCGTTGGGAAATGCCGAAAAAGAGTTCATCTAAGGCACCAAAACCAGTGTCACTGAAACCGAGCATAGTAAAGGAGAAACAATCCTCTACACCCGGGACATTTGGAAAGGAAATCGAAGATATATTTtctaagaaaagaaagaaacctGAGCAGCAGAAAATCAATAAAATGGCAGAAGGTGTTGCCGGGAAGCCTAGCAAGTTGGATAAAGAACCCAGTAAAGATTCAATAGATGATTCATCATCTGTGaaacgaaagaaaaaaatgaaaaaatctgGAGGGTCTAATGTGGATATGTTTGAAAATGAACAACCTGCTAAACCCAGGAGGAAAACTGCAGACGGACTAACAATTTACAGAGAAGAAGAGCTAGGGTTCGGTAAGCCAGATGCCGGAGGCACCCGTCTCTGTCCTTTTGATTGCGATTGTTGTTTCTGA
- the LOC122599299 gene encoding ferrochelatase-2, chloroplastic-like, which produces MDAATSLNSLPSFHFSKSNPSLHACEVKCRSSLSSDITGSTFPNLQSRTPLQNRSLAGKTFCSAGVWTHPLTSSESHSHVEEEKVGVLLLNLGGPETLNDVQPFLYNLFADPDIIRLPRLFRFLQRPLAQLISTLRAPKSKEGYASIGGGSPLRKITDEQADALKTALEAKEVPANVYVAMRYWHPFTEEAVQQIKRDNITKLVVLPLYPQFSISTTGSSIRLLQSLFREDKILSRLPVAIIQSWYQRVGYVKSMADLIEKELQSFGSPEEVMIFFSAHGVPVTYVRDAGDPYKDQMEECIYLIMQELKARGIDNDHKLAYQSRVGPVQWLKPYTDEVLVDLGKQGVKSLLAVPVSFVSEHIETLEEIDMEYKELALESGVENWGRVPALGCTSSFITDLADAVIEALPSAAAMTTSTSDSRPKNFNEDPVGYAVKILLGSFLAFILLVFSGFKNQNV; this is translated from the exons atggatGCAGCAACGAGTTTGAATTCTTTGCCCAGTTTTCATTTCTCAAAATCGAATCCTTCTCT TCATGCATGTGAAGTCAAATGTCGATCATCTTTGAGTTCTGATATAACTGGAAGCACCTTCCCAAACTTGCAATCGCGTACACCACTTCAGAATAGAAGTTTAGCTGGAAAGACGTTTTGCTCTGCAGGGGTTTGGACGCATCCTTTAACTTCTAGTGAATCTCATTCACATGTTGAGGAAGAAAAGGTTGGAGTACTTCTTTTGAATCTTGGAGGCCCAGAGACTCTTAATGATGTTCAGCCCTTTTTGTATAATCTATTTGCAGACCCG GATATCATTCGTCTTCCAAGGTTGTTTCGGTTTCTACAACGACCCTTAGCACAACTCATTTCCACACTTAGGGCACCCAAAAGTAAAGAAGGGTACGCTTCCATTGGAGGTGGCTCCCCTCTGCGAAAGATAACAGATGAGCAG GCTGATGCTCTAAAAACGGCACTTGAAGCAAAGGAAGTACCTGCTAATGTCTATGTTGCAATGCGTTATTGGCACCCGTTCACCGAAGAAGCTGTTCAGCAG attaaaagagataatataACAAAGCTTGTTGTGCTTCCTCTTTATCCTCAATTTTCTATTTCTACAACTGGCTCAAGTATTCGTCTTCTACAAAGCCTCTTTAG GGAGGACAAGATTTTGTCAAGGCTTCCTGTTGCTATTATCCAGTCTTGGTATCAGCGTGTGGGTTATGTCAAGTCTATGGCTGACTTAATTGAGAAGGAATTACAAAGTTTTGGCTCACCTGAGGAG GTCATGATATTCTTCAGTGCCCATGGGGTACCAGTTACCTATGTTAGAGATGCTGGGGACCCATATAAAGATCAGATGGAGGAATGCATTTACTTAATCATGCAAGAACTCAAGGCAAGAGGAATTGACAATGACCACAAATTGGCTTATCAG AGTCGAGTTGGGCCGGTTCAGTGGTTGAAGCCTTACACTGACGAAGTACTTGTTGATCTTGGCAAACAAGGTGTGAAGAGTCTCCTTGCAGTTCCTGTTAG TTTTGTGAGCGAACACATAGAGACACTTGAAGAGATAGATATGGAGTACAAGGAGTTGGCCCTTGAATCTGGCGTCGAAAATTGGGGTCGTGTCCCTGCTCTTGGGTGTACATCCTCTTTCATTACTGACTTAGCGGATGCAGTTATCGAAGCCTTACCTTCTGCTGCAGCAATGACAACCTCCACAAGTGATAGTAGGCCCAAAAATTTCAATGAAGATCCGGTCGGGTATGCTGTTAAGATTCTTTTGGGTTCGTTCTTAGCATTTATATTGCTAGTATTCTCTGGTTTCAAGAATCAAAATGTCTAG